A genomic segment from Candidatus Methylomirabilota bacterium encodes:
- the ybeY gene encoding rRNA maturation RNase YbeY, giving the protein MGRPSDEVSVLLVDDRAIRRLNKVYLNHDRPTDVLAFPQQQGLPSPQPHLLGDVVISVETAARQAKEHGHSLPHELALLLIHGILHLVGYDDSTPATRRRMWTEQARLLAISSKPGS; this is encoded by the coding sequence TTGGGCAGACCGAGCGATGAGGTCTCGGTGCTCCTCGTCGATGATCGGGCCATCCGGCGCCTCAATAAGGTGTACTTGAACCACGATCGTCCCACCGACGTCCTGGCCTTTCCGCAACAGCAGGGTCTCCCTTCGCCCCAGCCCCATCTCCTCGGCGATGTGGTCATCTCGGTCGAGACCGCTGCTCGCCAGGCCAAAGAACACGGCCATTCCCTTCCGCACGAACTAGCGTTGCTTTTGATCCACGGCATCCTGCACCTCGTGGGCTACGACGATTCGACCCCCGCAACCCGTCGCCGCATGTGGACCGAACAGGCCCGGCTTCTCGCAATTTCTTCGAAACCAGGCTCCTGA
- a CDS encoding sigma-54 dependent transcriptional regulator: MKHRILVADDEAASRKGLKALLSNWGYEVEEASDGEEALQRAVAFLPAVVVADLVMPKLDGLGFLKAIQEELPFATVIILTGHGTIETAVDAMKHGAYDYLTKPVDVPRLRILIQRALEKGEAVREVTLLRRRLKKVWGFGKLVGKGKAMQEVYRLIDLAAPTSAPVLISGESGTGKELVAHILHELSPRSQKAFVAVNCSAIPETLLESEIFGHERGAFTGAMERRVGCFELANEGTIFLDEIAEMSPATQAKFLRIVEDGTVRRLGGKQEIKIDVRVLAATNKDPLKAIKDGALRGDLYYRLNVFTLSLPALRERGDDIPLLIQAFVEELNAKYEKRIKSVDETALRDLMRHPWPGNVRELRNTIERAIIACETDLIASRHLPPSIASETKDDGPDSITVPLGISLEEAERDLIRRTLASVNNNKTKAAEILGISLKTLHNKLHRYGA, translated from the coding sequence ATGAAGCATCGGATCTTGGTCGCCGACGATGAAGCAGCTTCGCGGAAGGGGTTGAAGGCGCTCCTTTCAAACTGGGGCTACGAGGTCGAGGAAGCCTCCGACGGGGAGGAAGCCTTGCAGCGGGCCGTCGCCTTCCTCCCAGCCGTCGTCGTCGCCGATCTGGTCATGCCCAAGCTCGACGGGCTAGGGTTCTTGAAGGCCATCCAAGAGGAGTTACCTTTCGCCACGGTCATCATCCTCACTGGCCATGGGACGATCGAAACAGCCGTCGACGCCATGAAGCACGGGGCCTACGACTATCTAACAAAGCCAGTGGACGTTCCACGGCTCAGGATCCTGATCCAGAGAGCCCTGGAGAAGGGGGAAGCGGTTCGGGAGGTGACTCTCCTTCGGCGGCGGCTGAAAAAGGTGTGGGGGTTTGGGAAGCTGGTGGGGAAAGGCAAGGCCATGCAGGAGGTGTATCGACTCATTGACCTCGCAGCCCCAACATCTGCCCCCGTCCTGATCTCGGGAGAAAGCGGGACTGGTAAGGAGCTGGTAGCGCACATCCTCCACGAGCTGTCGCCCCGGAGTCAAAAGGCATTCGTTGCCGTGAACTGCTCGGCCATCCCAGAGACCCTATTAGAAAGTGAGATTTTCGGTCATGAGAGGGGAGCGTTCACCGGCGCGATGGAGCGGAGAGTCGGCTGTTTTGAGTTGGCGAATGAAGGAACAATATTCCTGGATGAGATTGCCGAGATGAGCCCCGCAACCCAGGCGAAGTTCCTGCGAATCGTCGAGGATGGCACGGTGAGGCGCCTCGGGGGGAAGCAAGAGATCAAGATCGATGTGCGGGTATTGGCTGCGACCAACAAGGATCCCTTGAAAGCGATAAAGGATGGGGCCCTGAGAGGGGATCTCTACTACCGCCTAAACGTCTTTACTCTCTCCCTCCCCGCACTCAGGGAGAGAGGTGATGACATTCCCCTGCTCATCCAGGCGTTCGTCGAGGAGTTGAATGCCAAGTATGAGAAGCGGATCAAATCGGTCGACGAAACGGCGCTGCGGGACTTGATGCGGCATCCATGGCCGGGAAATGTCAGAGAACTCAGGAACACCATCGAGCGAGCGATCATCGCCTGCGAAACCGACCTCATTGCCTCAAGACACCTCCCCCCGAGCATTGCCAGCGAGACAAAAGATGACGGTCCCGATTCCATCACGGTCCCGCTCGGGATCTCCCTCGAGGAGGCGGAAAGGGACCTCATCCGGAGGACACTCGCTTCCGTCAACAACAACAAGACGAAAGCGGCCGAGATCTTGGGGATCAGCTTAAAGACCCTGCACAACAAGCTCCATCGATACGGTGCGTAG
- a CDS encoding ATP-binding protein, with protein sequence MRFGVRGKEALAITLLTFLVVATTTFIHLSQLTKVVVQEALRQTELIAKQIYAQSSRSLSRVRGGSHWDILRSDRELRSLLDASVGYSPHLLYALIADREGEVVLHSERVKEGSFAPERPRLQALLSLNRFQLFQVLYGGGEIYEDTLPLSLDGKPFGKIQLGIATSLLRRELNTSLKNSLGLAVVALAVAWLFAMGLGNLILRPIRKLTQEMDRLRRGDFEIGGHLGREDEFGELASQLQLLGQQLQSDRLKMLSEKEQLQQVVDHLEDGIILFTQDRRVLFFNKVAEGVVGRPLEQVIGWPWEEMLVPSHPLCPLFEQAFEQKSGFHNAPMTLPNDGSPKEFLVSVFFVTDAQETMGVMVILKDLESIKTLQSLVSYSAKLTALGRLTSGVAHEVKNPLNAMTIHLELLKEKLDGSPEEVQQSLDVIGSEIRRLDRVVQRFLRFIRPEELSVKLLDLNAVLTDVASLLEAEWKEGGIAFTFQFDSTLPLIPADEELLRQAFLNILLNACQAMPDGGKVKVSTEREDGFVNVSITDTGVGIAPEDLDKIFRLYYTTKPSGSGIGLSMVYRIVQMHDGVIDVFSGADQGTTLTVRLPAR encoded by the coding sequence ATGCGCTTCGGCGTCAGAGGCAAGGAGGCCTTAGCCATCACCCTTCTCACCTTCCTGGTGGTGGCCACCACCACCTTTATCCACCTGTCGCAATTGACCAAGGTTGTCGTCCAGGAAGCCTTACGACAGACTGAGCTGATTGCGAAGCAGATATATGCTCAGAGCAGCCGTTCCCTCTCCCGTGTCCGAGGCGGAAGTCACTGGGATATCTTACGAAGCGATCGAGAGCTGAGAAGCCTCCTTGACGCCAGTGTAGGATACTCGCCTCACCTCCTGTACGCGCTCATCGCCGACCGAGAGGGCGAGGTGGTCCTCCATAGCGAGCGGGTAAAAGAGGGCTCATTTGCCCCCGAGAGACCGAGACTCCAAGCGCTCCTTTCCCTCAATCGCTTCCAGCTCTTCCAAGTCCTGTACGGGGGAGGGGAAATCTACGAGGACACACTGCCTCTGAGTCTCGACGGCAAACCCTTCGGGAAGATCCAACTGGGGATCGCCACCAGCCTGTTGAGGCGAGAGCTGAACACCTCTTTGAAAAATAGTCTCGGCCTGGCTGTGGTTGCCCTGGCCGTGGCTTGGCTCTTCGCGATGGGTTTGGGCAACCTGATCCTCAGGCCAATCCGGAAACTCACGCAGGAGATGGACCGGCTCAGGCGGGGTGACTTCGAGATTGGAGGCCACCTTGGCCGGGAGGACGAGTTTGGAGAGCTGGCCTCGCAGCTCCAGCTCCTTGGCCAGCAGCTACAGTCAGACCGTCTGAAAATGTTGAGTGAAAAGGAGCAACTGCAACAGGTCGTGGATCACCTGGAGGACGGGATTATCCTGTTCACGCAAGACCGCCGGGTTCTGTTTTTTAACAAAGTTGCCGAGGGTGTCGTGGGGAGGCCTCTTGAGCAGGTCATCGGATGGCCGTGGGAGGAGATGCTGGTCCCATCCCATCCTCTTTGCCCCCTGTTCGAGCAAGCCTTTGAACAAAAGTCCGGTTTTCATAATGCCCCCATGACACTCCCCAACGATGGAAGCCCCAAAGAGTTTCTGGTCTCTGTCTTTTTTGTGACGGATGCCCAAGAGACAATGGGGGTCATGGTTATCTTGAAAGACCTTGAATCGATCAAGACGCTCCAGTCCTTGGTCAGCTATTCCGCCAAACTGACTGCGCTTGGGAGGCTCACTTCAGGGGTGGCCCACGAGGTCAAGAACCCCCTCAACGCCATGACGATCCATCTCGAACTCCTCAAGGAGAAGCTGGACGGTTCTCCTGAGGAGGTTCAACAGAGTCTGGACGTCATCGGGAGCGAGATCCGGAGATTGGATCGGGTGGTCCAACGGTTTTTGAGGTTTATCCGCCCTGAGGAACTGAGCGTGAAACTGCTCGACCTGAACGCTGTCTTGACAGATGTTGCGTCCCTCTTAGAGGCCGAATGGAAAGAGGGGGGGATCGCGTTCACCTTTCAGTTCGATTCTACCCTCCCTCTTATTCCTGCCGATGAGGAGCTTCTCCGCCAGGCCTTCCTGAACATCCTGCTGAACGCCTGTCAGGCCATGCCGGACGGAGGAAAGGTCAAGGTGTCGACGGAACGGGAGGATGGGTTTGTCAATGTGAGTATCACCGACACAGGGGTCGGGATCGCGCCTGAAGATCTTGACAAGATATTTCGGCTCTATTACACGACGAAACCGAGTGGCAGTGGAATCGGTCTCTCCATGGTTTACCGGATCGTCCAGATGCATGATGGTGTCATTGATGTCTTCTCTGGGGCGGACCAGGGGACAACCCTGACCGTTCGACTTCCAGCGCGCTAG
- a CDS encoding response regulator — protein MEKKILVVDDDRHCRDGLRDSLLGAGYSVETAADSREAIEKVKARIFEVAIIDLDLPPVLGIATSGWELVRIFRDFNPAITVIVVGAEEDKQVKARAAQLKVSEFLEKPISPARLKTIVRTL, from the coding sequence GTGGAGAAGAAGATTCTCGTCGTGGATGATGATCGCCACTGCCGGGATGGATTGAGGGATTCGCTCCTGGGCGCCGGGTATAGCGTCGAGACAGCCGCGGATAGTCGGGAAGCCATCGAGAAGGTAAAGGCGCGTATTTTCGAGGTGGCAATCATCGACCTCGACCTGCCGCCGGTTCTGGGCATCGCTACGAGTGGTTGGGAACTCGTCCGCATCTTTCGGGATTTCAATCCCGCAATTACCGTGATTGTGGTCGGCGCTGAAGAAGACAAACAGGTCAAGGCACGAGCAGCACAGTTGAAAGTGTCGGAATTTCTGGAGAAGCCGATTAGTCCGGCGCGGTTGAAGACAATTGTGAGGACTCTGTAA
- a CDS encoding HDIG domain-containing protein translates to MKISKWLSSGTKKANNAKAGGKPTTLPAYRYRLSPMGYVFRASEERPPIRFILGVVLVVAITAVIVSYRPLPLGPFSVLAILLFVLFALGALYFYARVLEPHPVISSKNLCLLGTVVLLSILINRFLLIILQSLSQSFPFIPLQSFYYTIPVALGSVLLTVLFNTRIAFGGAVALSLLTKFLVTDDVAFLLFGLVGAVVGAFSVRPTQDRTTFFKAGFWVAIANCVTVLTFIPIYGRSATTLPFDLGAGLVNGVLVALFASTLLPVLEYLFETATDLKLLELSNLNRPLLKQLMRTAPGTYHHSLMMGELAEAAAEAIGANPLLCRVGAYYHDIGKVKKPVYFIENHMDALKRHEKLSPHLSSLIVVSHVKEGIELALEHRLPPAIVDLIPQHHGTRLVTYFYEKAKESQDPDLSEVKEEDYRYPGPKPQTREAAILMLADAVEAAARTLNDPTPARIQGLVQRLANSIFIEGELSECDLTLKDLHQIAKAFVRVLTASHHHRVDYPGYKFEEVKKKEGERKGDGDTDPKPAKEEAGRPVAAKKGGGEDIKRLGQTER, encoded by the coding sequence ATGAAGATTTCCAAGTGGCTTTCATCAGGGACAAAGAAAGCCAACAACGCCAAGGCGGGGGGTAAGCCGACAACCCTGCCGGCCTACCGCTATCGCCTCTCCCCGATGGGGTACGTCTTTCGGGCCTCTGAGGAGCGGCCACCTATTCGCTTCATCTTGGGGGTCGTGTTGGTGGTGGCCATCACGGCAGTGATCGTCTCCTATCGACCGCTCCCCCTCGGGCCCTTTTCGGTTTTGGCAATTCTGCTCTTTGTCCTTTTCGCGCTCGGCGCGCTCTACTTTTATGCTCGGGTCCTCGAGCCCCACCCGGTCATATCCTCGAAGAACCTGTGTCTTTTGGGGACGGTGGTCCTCCTGAGCATCCTGATCAATCGCTTTCTCCTGATCATCCTTCAATCCTTAAGCCAAAGTTTTCCCTTTATTCCGCTGCAATCTTTCTACTATACCATTCCCGTGGCCCTGGGGAGTGTGCTGCTCACCGTCCTCTTCAACACCCGGATAGCCTTTGGAGGGGCCGTCGCCCTGAGCCTCCTCACCAAGTTCCTCGTGACGGATGACGTCGCTTTCCTCCTGTTCGGGTTGGTTGGTGCGGTCGTCGGTGCCTTTAGTGTCCGGCCGACCCAGGATCGAACCACCTTCTTCAAGGCAGGGTTCTGGGTGGCCATCGCCAATTGCGTTACTGTCCTTACATTCATCCCGATCTATGGCCGGTCAGCAACGACGCTCCCGTTTGACCTGGGAGCCGGCCTCGTGAACGGGGTGTTAGTTGCCCTCTTCGCCTCGACGCTTCTCCCCGTGCTGGAGTATCTCTTTGAGACCGCCACCGATCTGAAGCTCCTCGAGCTCTCCAACTTGAACCGGCCCCTGCTCAAGCAGCTGATGAGGACTGCACCCGGGACGTACCACCATAGCTTAATGATGGGGGAGCTGGCGGAGGCGGCAGCCGAGGCCATCGGTGCCAATCCACTCTTGTGTCGGGTGGGGGCGTACTACCACGATATCGGCAAGGTGAAGAAGCCGGTCTACTTCATCGAGAACCACATGGACGCCCTGAAGAGGCACGAGAAGCTTTCCCCACACCTGAGCAGCCTTATCGTTGTCTCCCACGTCAAGGAAGGGATCGAGTTGGCGCTGGAACACCGGCTGCCCCCTGCCATCGTCGATCTCATCCCGCAGCACCACGGCACCCGCCTGGTGACCTATTTTTACGAGAAGGCTAAGGAGTCTCAGGATCCCGACCTGAGCGAGGTCAAGGAAGAGGATTATCGCTACCCCGGGCCCAAACCCCAGACCAGGGAGGCGGCGATCCTGATGTTAGCTGATGCAGTCGAGGCCGCGGCGAGGACGCTGAACGATCCCACACCGGCCCGGATCCAGGGCCTTGTCCAGCGGTTGGCGAATAGCATCTTTATCGAGGGGGAACTGTCCGAATGTGATCTCACCCTGAAGGATCTCCACCAGATTGCCAAGGCCTTTGTCCGCGTCCTCACCGCCAGCCACCACCACCGGGTCGACTATCCAGGGTACAAGTTTGAAGAGGTGAAAAAGAAGGAAGGAGAAAGGAAAGGGGATGGGGATACCGATCCGAAACCGGCAAAGGAGGAGGCGGGTCGACCTGTCGCAGCTAAAAAGGGTGGGGGAGAAGACATCAAGCGTCTTGGGCAGACCGAGCGATGA
- a CDS encoding PilZ domain-containing protein, producing MKIHWDRSAVDQNGNHNATRHHPRFPLRMPVLCGDPAVPDHRAFGSTRNVSRGGLLLEVPEPLVPGTRTDLFLVVGGRNARAEAMVVWTAEGTPCRMGMRFTRWAGPGRLIWERLLTFQAGPTPRASTRFPITVDITCRVPPESRVSGRAKNLSDEGLMIALDQALPIHTRVIVVVPPWITLSPVEAEMEVMWARAALEEQDVLHGLRFLWDDVDKELFLISALLRQVLDSDEAFAEGIKRG from the coding sequence GTGAAGATTCATTGGGATAGATCGGCCGTGGACCAGAATGGCAACCATAATGCAACCCGCCATCACCCCCGGTTTCCCCTCCGCATGCCAGTCCTCTGCGGGGATCCGGCGGTCCCAGACCACCGGGCTTTTGGCAGCACCAGGAATGTGAGCCGGGGCGGGCTGCTGCTCGAGGTCCCGGAGCCGCTAGTTCCAGGTACCCGGACGGACCTCTTCTTGGTTGTCGGGGGTCGGAACGCCCGAGCGGAAGCGATGGTGGTCTGGACGGCCGAGGGTACCCCCTGCCGCATGGGCATGCGGTTCACCAGGTGGGCCGGGCCGGGCCGCCTCATCTGGGAACGGCTCCTGACCTTCCAGGCAGGCCCAACCCCCCGGGCCTCCACCCGCTTTCCCATCACTGTTGATATTACGTGCCGGGTCCCCCCGGAGTCCCGCGTGTCGGGTCGGGCCAAAAATCTCAGCGACGAGGGGCTGATGATCGCCCTTGACCAGGCCCTCCCCATCCATACGCGTGTGATCGTGGTGGTCCCCCCGTGGATCACCCTTTCGCCTGTAGAGGCCGAAATGGAGGTAATGTGGGCCCGGGCTGCCCTTGAGGAACAGGACGTGCTCCACGGACTTCGATTCCTTTGGGATGATGTCGACAAGGAACTCTTCCTCATTAGCGCCCTTCTCCGGCAGGTGCTCGACTCGGACGAAGCGTTTGCAGAGGGGATAAAGAGAGGATAA